The following coding sequences lie in one Cucurbita pepo subsp. pepo cultivar mu-cu-16 chromosome LG13, ASM280686v2, whole genome shotgun sequence genomic window:
- the LOC111807982 gene encoding stellacyanin-like, producing MAMAMAKNIWVYVLVIIGGLALSCNATTYIVGDTSGWDISTDLDAWSQGKRFYVGDVLVFQYSSSQSLNEVTRENYNTCNTTNVLKAYTNGNTTVTLSQPGQRFFVSGNRLLCLGGMKMQVNVENNQSFSPAAAPQPPPQSNGLPRPSSKTDNDGVPSGSTRLVIGGKEALGIVFACYVISLAFIYNI from the exons atggctatggctatggcAAAGAACATTTGGGTGTATGTGTTGGTGATCATTGGAGGGCTTGCATTGAGCTGCAATGCCACAACGTACATTGTAGGAGACACTTCTGGTTGGGATATCAGCACCGATCTCGACGCTTGGTCTCAGGGCAAGAGGTTCTATGTGGGAGATGTTCTTG TGTTCCAATACTCGTCGTCGCAAAGCTTAAATGAAGTGACGAGAGAGAATTACAATACCTGCAACACCACCAACGTTCTAAAAGCCTACACAAACGGAAACACTACCGTCACGCTGTCGCAGCCCGGCCAAAGATTCTTCGTTTCCGGCAACAGGTTGCTCTGTCTCGGCGGAATGAAGATGCAAGTCAACGTCGAGAACAACCAATCATTCTCCCCGGCCGCCGCTCCTCAGCCACCGCCGCAGTCTAACGGCCTCCCTCGGCCCTCCTCCAAAACCGACAACGATGGCGTTCCGAGCGGCTCGACTCGGCTTGTGATCGGAGGAAAAGAGGCACTTGGGATTGTCTTTGCGTGTTATGTCATCTCCTTGGcctttatatataatatttga
- the LOC111807981 gene encoding protein KOKOPELLI-like isoform X1: MPETRENFWPVISQANMDVDESYLDLLALRELYILLLNSCLRDAPSELLDERAQILLKNLLDEATAEVLEFLPKNMATDSGIFYKFLHKDDKQSKPLDEKVVEWMKHIPKRARGSASNATTDLILQGISSALRRIEHHILSLQRYTSQSKRSHISYCGRSVLEGNETLNRQKVQSRTDHSTISARQIKGHLVGGQNVKAVVTPHCSEFVHGFRLPLSQGNEEGRKPLAVETHLSKQHKFVNPMTLIDKSGGSVGSKATIMPRKKPSQSRVKRSQNSYGPHMVMKPTLLDHPSREVRKERTHNKTHLATQQESEFTDSASSSSWTTQQTSESETLDDFSSPSHQDEPPANSSEASSSRYSHGKKESKRAIGRFKRLKNKLGIIFDHHHYHHHHHNSHSFMWNRVRKIFHPTNNKKLTSTEDRYEKVVENTAIRSECRTNQVGKFQALAKELRSHVRRSKALKKKDPLEMKCGKKGVKKLHWWKLLRNQHGIGFHNKRRIRRIKVRK, encoded by the exons ATGCCAGAAACGAGAGAAAATTT TTGGCCTGTAATTTCTCAGGCAAATATGGATGTTGATGAGTCATATCTTGATCTCCTAGCTCTGAGGGAATTATACATCCTACTCCTGAACAGTTGTTTGCGAGACGCACCTTCAGAACTT CTGGATGAAAGGGCACAGATTTTATTGAAGAATTTGCTCGATGAGGCTACTGCTGAAGTTCTTGAGTTTCTCCCAAAG AACATGGCAACAGACTCCGgcattttttacaaatttctACACAAAGATGATAAACAGTCTAAGCCACTGGACGAAAAAGTTGTAGAATGGATGAAACACATCCCAAAGAGGGCCAGAGGTTCAGCTTCAAATGCTACGACTGACTTAATATTACAGGGCATCAGTTCAGCACTCAGAAGAATTGAACACCACATTCTATCACTGCAACGATATACAAGTCAAAGTAAAAGAAGCCATATCAGTTACTGTGGGCGGTCTGTTCTTGAAGGGAATGAGACATTAAACCGCCAGAAAGTTCAGTCAAGGACAGATCACTCAACTATAAGCGCCAGACAGATAAAAGGTCATCTTGTTGGTGGACAGAATGTTAAGGCGGTAGTGACACCCCATTGCTCTGAGTTCGTTCATGGATTCAGATTGCCTCTGAGTCAAGGCAATGAAGAGGGCAGGAAACCACTTGCCGTTGAAACTCACCTATCCAAACAACACAAATTTGTAAACCCAATGACTCTGATAGATAAATCTGGAGGTTCAGTAGGATCTAAGGCAACAATCATGCCCAGAAAAAAACCAAGTCAAAGTCGTGTAAAGAGGAGCCAAAATTCATATGGTCCTCATATGGTAATGAAGCCAACTTTGTTGGACCATCCCTCCAGGGAAGTAAGAAAGGAGAGAACCCATAACAAGACCCATTTGGCCACTCAGCAAGAATCAGAATTCACAGATTCAGCGTCTTCTTCAAGTTGGACAACTCAACAGACCAGTGAAAGTGAAACCCTTGATGACTTTTCTTCCCCAAGCCACCAAGATGAACCGCCAGCAAATAGTTCAGAGGCAAGTAGTAGCAGATACAGCCATGGGAAAAAAGAGTCCAAGAGAGCAATAGGACGGTTCAAGAGACTCAAAAACAAACTAGGCATTATCTTCGACCACCACCAttatcaccaccaccaccataaCAGCCATAGCTTCATGTGGAATCGGGTAAGAAAAATCTTCCATCcaacaaataacaaaaaacTAACTAGTACGGAAGATAGATATGAGAAGGTAGTAGAGAATACAGCAATCAGAAGCGAGTGTCGCACGAATCAAGTTGGGAAGTTTCAGGCGCTTGCTAAAGAGCTTCGAAGCCATGTACGGAGATCGAAAgctctgaaaaagaaagatccATTGGAGATGAAATGTGGGAAGAAGGGTGTAAAGAAATTGCATTGGTGGAAGCTGCTTCGTAATCAACATGGAATAGGGTTCCACAATAAAAGGCGTATTAGAAGAATTAAGGTACGTAAATAG
- the LOC111807981 gene encoding protein KOKOPELLI-like isoform X2, translated as MDVDESYLDLLALRELYILLLNSCLRDAPSELLDERAQILLKNLLDEATAEVLEFLPKNMATDSGIFYKFLHKDDKQSKPLDEKVVEWMKHIPKRARGSASNATTDLILQGISSALRRIEHHILSLQRYTSQSKRSHISYCGRSVLEGNETLNRQKVQSRTDHSTISARQIKGHLVGGQNVKAVVTPHCSEFVHGFRLPLSQGNEEGRKPLAVETHLSKQHKFVNPMTLIDKSGGSVGSKATIMPRKKPSQSRVKRSQNSYGPHMVMKPTLLDHPSREVRKERTHNKTHLATQQESEFTDSASSSSWTTQQTSESETLDDFSSPSHQDEPPANSSEASSSRYSHGKKESKRAIGRFKRLKNKLGIIFDHHHYHHHHHNSHSFMWNRVRKIFHPTNNKKLTSTEDRYEKVVENTAIRSECRTNQVGKFQALAKELRSHVRRSKALKKKDPLEMKCGKKGVKKLHWWKLLRNQHGIGFHNKRRIRRIKVRK; from the exons ATGGATGTTGATGAGTCATATCTTGATCTCCTAGCTCTGAGGGAATTATACATCCTACTCCTGAACAGTTGTTTGCGAGACGCACCTTCAGAACTT CTGGATGAAAGGGCACAGATTTTATTGAAGAATTTGCTCGATGAGGCTACTGCTGAAGTTCTTGAGTTTCTCCCAAAG AACATGGCAACAGACTCCGgcattttttacaaatttctACACAAAGATGATAAACAGTCTAAGCCACTGGACGAAAAAGTTGTAGAATGGATGAAACACATCCCAAAGAGGGCCAGAGGTTCAGCTTCAAATGCTACGACTGACTTAATATTACAGGGCATCAGTTCAGCACTCAGAAGAATTGAACACCACATTCTATCACTGCAACGATATACAAGTCAAAGTAAAAGAAGCCATATCAGTTACTGTGGGCGGTCTGTTCTTGAAGGGAATGAGACATTAAACCGCCAGAAAGTTCAGTCAAGGACAGATCACTCAACTATAAGCGCCAGACAGATAAAAGGTCATCTTGTTGGTGGACAGAATGTTAAGGCGGTAGTGACACCCCATTGCTCTGAGTTCGTTCATGGATTCAGATTGCCTCTGAGTCAAGGCAATGAAGAGGGCAGGAAACCACTTGCCGTTGAAACTCACCTATCCAAACAACACAAATTTGTAAACCCAATGACTCTGATAGATAAATCTGGAGGTTCAGTAGGATCTAAGGCAACAATCATGCCCAGAAAAAAACCAAGTCAAAGTCGTGTAAAGAGGAGCCAAAATTCATATGGTCCTCATATGGTAATGAAGCCAACTTTGTTGGACCATCCCTCCAGGGAAGTAAGAAAGGAGAGAACCCATAACAAGACCCATTTGGCCACTCAGCAAGAATCAGAATTCACAGATTCAGCGTCTTCTTCAAGTTGGACAACTCAACAGACCAGTGAAAGTGAAACCCTTGATGACTTTTCTTCCCCAAGCCACCAAGATGAACCGCCAGCAAATAGTTCAGAGGCAAGTAGTAGCAGATACAGCCATGGGAAAAAAGAGTCCAAGAGAGCAATAGGACGGTTCAAGAGACTCAAAAACAAACTAGGCATTATCTTCGACCACCACCAttatcaccaccaccaccataaCAGCCATAGCTTCATGTGGAATCGGGTAAGAAAAATCTTCCATCcaacaaataacaaaaaacTAACTAGTACGGAAGATAGATATGAGAAGGTAGTAGAGAATACAGCAATCAGAAGCGAGTGTCGCACGAATCAAGTTGGGAAGTTTCAGGCGCTTGCTAAAGAGCTTCGAAGCCATGTACGGAGATCGAAAgctctgaaaaagaaagatccATTGGAGATGAAATGTGGGAAGAAGGGTGTAAAGAAATTGCATTGGTGGAAGCTGCTTCGTAATCAACATGGAATAGGGTTCCACAATAAAAGGCGTATTAGAAGAATTAAGGTACGTAAATAG
- the LOC111807981 gene encoding protein KOKOPELLI-like isoform X3, producing MATDSGIFYKFLHKDDKQSKPLDEKVVEWMKHIPKRARGSASNATTDLILQGISSALRRIEHHILSLQRYTSQSKRSHISYCGRSVLEGNETLNRQKVQSRTDHSTISARQIKGHLVGGQNVKAVVTPHCSEFVHGFRLPLSQGNEEGRKPLAVETHLSKQHKFVNPMTLIDKSGGSVGSKATIMPRKKPSQSRVKRSQNSYGPHMVMKPTLLDHPSREVRKERTHNKTHLATQQESEFTDSASSSSWTTQQTSESETLDDFSSPSHQDEPPANSSEASSSRYSHGKKESKRAIGRFKRLKNKLGIIFDHHHYHHHHHNSHSFMWNRVRKIFHPTNNKKLTSTEDRYEKVVENTAIRSECRTNQVGKFQALAKELRSHVRRSKALKKKDPLEMKCGKKGVKKLHWWKLLRNQHGIGFHNKRRIRRIKVRK from the coding sequence ATGGCAACAGACTCCGgcattttttacaaatttctACACAAAGATGATAAACAGTCTAAGCCACTGGACGAAAAAGTTGTAGAATGGATGAAACACATCCCAAAGAGGGCCAGAGGTTCAGCTTCAAATGCTACGACTGACTTAATATTACAGGGCATCAGTTCAGCACTCAGAAGAATTGAACACCACATTCTATCACTGCAACGATATACAAGTCAAAGTAAAAGAAGCCATATCAGTTACTGTGGGCGGTCTGTTCTTGAAGGGAATGAGACATTAAACCGCCAGAAAGTTCAGTCAAGGACAGATCACTCAACTATAAGCGCCAGACAGATAAAAGGTCATCTTGTTGGTGGACAGAATGTTAAGGCGGTAGTGACACCCCATTGCTCTGAGTTCGTTCATGGATTCAGATTGCCTCTGAGTCAAGGCAATGAAGAGGGCAGGAAACCACTTGCCGTTGAAACTCACCTATCCAAACAACACAAATTTGTAAACCCAATGACTCTGATAGATAAATCTGGAGGTTCAGTAGGATCTAAGGCAACAATCATGCCCAGAAAAAAACCAAGTCAAAGTCGTGTAAAGAGGAGCCAAAATTCATATGGTCCTCATATGGTAATGAAGCCAACTTTGTTGGACCATCCCTCCAGGGAAGTAAGAAAGGAGAGAACCCATAACAAGACCCATTTGGCCACTCAGCAAGAATCAGAATTCACAGATTCAGCGTCTTCTTCAAGTTGGACAACTCAACAGACCAGTGAAAGTGAAACCCTTGATGACTTTTCTTCCCCAAGCCACCAAGATGAACCGCCAGCAAATAGTTCAGAGGCAAGTAGTAGCAGATACAGCCATGGGAAAAAAGAGTCCAAGAGAGCAATAGGACGGTTCAAGAGACTCAAAAACAAACTAGGCATTATCTTCGACCACCACCAttatcaccaccaccaccataaCAGCCATAGCTTCATGTGGAATCGGGTAAGAAAAATCTTCCATCcaacaaataacaaaaaacTAACTAGTACGGAAGATAGATATGAGAAGGTAGTAGAGAATACAGCAATCAGAAGCGAGTGTCGCACGAATCAAGTTGGGAAGTTTCAGGCGCTTGCTAAAGAGCTTCGAAGCCATGTACGGAGATCGAAAgctctgaaaaagaaagatccATTGGAGATGAAATGTGGGAAGAAGGGTGTAAAGAAATTGCATTGGTGGAAGCTGCTTCGTAATCAACATGGAATAGGGTTCCACAATAAAAGGCGTATTAGAAGAATTAAGGTACGTAAATAG
- the LOC111808102 gene encoding L10-interacting MYB domain-containing protein-like: MSKSLAASDEKERQKERQTKAIWDDVTVDSFINVCITETLNGNRPHGHFTKIGWRNVVKNFHAKTGRNYGYKQLKNKWTTLKKDRQVWNDLIGTDKQLGWDTQRQTIDATSQWWDSKLKILPEATKFRAKGLQNVELLNILFKDVAAGNGGGAWVPTPTRVVLHKSSSDDTIGDTKLNENEFINNVQSNTNTNEVNTSAATYSQGSEKRRKKVQDSKVGSSSSRLFEALDRLYDAIEYRRRDLPGCSTLEVMETLRGMPGIVEGDELYMKAADILIKRENREMFVALRKPEIQITWLKQKRV; the protein is encoded by the exons ATGTCCAAGAGTTTAGCTGCCAGTGATGAAAAGGAGAGGCAAAAGGAGAGGCAAACAAAGGCAATTTGGGATGATGTTACTGTTGATTCATTCATAAATGTCTGTATTACTGAGACTTTAAATGGGAATAGACCTCATGGCCATTTTACCAAAATTGGATGGAGGAATGTAGTTAAGAACTTCCATGCAAAGACAGGAAGAAACTACGGATACAAGCAGCTCAAAAACAAATGGACGACACTCAAAAAAGACAGGCAGGTCTGGAATGATTTGATTGGAACTGATAAACAATTAGGATGGGACACTCAGAGGCAAACCATTGATGCCACTAGTCAATGGTGGGATAGCAAATTGAAG ATTCTTCCTGAGGCAACTAAGTTTCGTGCAAAAGGACTGCAAAATGTGGAGCTCTTGAACATTCTCTTTAAAGATGTTGCAGCAGGCAATGGAGGAGGAGCATGGGTGCCAACCCCAACTCGGGTTGTTTTACATAAGTCTTCAAGTGATGACACAATAGGAGACACAAAGTTGAATGAGAATGAGTTTATTAACAATGTTCAAAGTAACACTAACACTAATGAAGTTAATACGAGTGCTGCAACTTATAGTCAAGGCAGTgagaaaaggaggaaaaaagtACAAGATTCAAAAGTTGGATCGTCTTCTTCGAGGTTGTTCGAGGCATTAGATCGTCTTTATGATGCCATAGAATACAGAAGAAGAGATTTACCAGGATGTAGTACACTTGAAGTAATGGAAACTTTAAGGGGGATGCCTGGAATTGTGGAAGGTGATGAGTTGTATATGAAGGCTGCTGATATCCTtatcaaaagagaaaataggGAGATGTTTGTTGCTTTAAGAAAGCCtgagattcaaattacatggcttaaacaaaaaagagttTGA